In one Cellulomonas sp. JZ18 genomic region, the following are encoded:
- a CDS encoding glycoside hydrolase family 3 N-terminal domain-containing protein, protein MPVADRRALRTRLLVTAAVVAALAVPAAVPAAGPARAAAPPPYRDPGRPVTERAEDLLGRMTLDEKVGQMTLVERRWLTAEALSSGWVGVGFSSGESRPATNTPAGWADLYDGHQRAALQNRLGIPLLYAVNAVHGFGNLQGATVVPHQIGLGATGDPALVQQLGRMVAREVSALGVDATWSPVTAVARDDRWGRTYESFGEDPAAVAALSAAYVRGFQGGSVADRDAVVAGAKHFVADGGTAGGVDRGDAPLTRAQVEALHLPPARAAVDAGAGVVMVSFSSIAGERLHGSRYWLTDVLKGRLGFDGFVVSDYGGIDFLDGDAGDISAYDVRTALNAGIDVVMVPDEWRRFHELVVQEVRAGRVPQSRVDDAVRRVLITKLRKGLFEDPFADRARLGAIGSADHRALARRAVAASTVVLKNEWDVLPLPRSASKVLVAGVAADDVGRQSGGWTLRWQGQTGNAMPGTTILEGVRAAVRGTVTYSPDGSAADGSHQSAIVVVGEDPYAEWHGDDDGDMRLSARDRAVIDRVAAAGVPITLVLLTGRPLDVNAELHQVRAAVAAWLPGTEGDGVTDVLFGTVAPTGRLPVTWPYDAVQQPINAGDGKNALFPLGHGLRYPATASPYATIGASFYDDQRGTAVETCTDVGCGQSVGRLADGDYLGWFGLDFGGTSPRSVSVRVASGSTASGWLEVRRDQNLGPLLARVPLSPTGGWQRWETRTVPLSASVTGVHRVYLQVVGPPDGTEVGNVSWLRFDR, encoded by the coding sequence GTGCCCGTCGCCGACCGTCGTGCCCTGCGCACGCGCCTGCTCGTCACCGCCGCCGTCGTCGCCGCCCTCGCCGTGCCCGCCGCGGTGCCGGCGGCGGGGCCCGCGCGTGCCGCCGCCCCACCGCCCTACCGGGACCCCGGCCGGCCCGTCACCGAGCGTGCCGAGGACCTGCTGGGGCGCATGACCCTCGACGAGAAGGTCGGCCAGATGACGCTCGTCGAGCGGCGCTGGCTCACGGCCGAGGCGCTGTCGAGCGGCTGGGTCGGCGTCGGCTTCTCCTCCGGCGAGTCCCGCCCGGCCACGAACACGCCCGCGGGCTGGGCCGACCTGTACGACGGGCACCAGCGTGCGGCGCTGCAGAACCGGCTCGGCATCCCGCTGCTGTACGCCGTCAACGCCGTGCACGGGTTCGGCAACCTGCAGGGCGCGACCGTCGTGCCCCACCAGATCGGCCTCGGCGCGACCGGCGACCCGGCGCTCGTGCAGCAGCTCGGGCGGATGGTCGCGCGCGAGGTCAGCGCGCTCGGCGTCGACGCGACGTGGTCCCCCGTGACCGCCGTCGCACGCGACGACCGGTGGGGGCGCACCTACGAGTCCTTCGGGGAGGACCCCGCAGCCGTCGCCGCGCTGTCCGCCGCGTACGTGCGCGGCTTCCAGGGCGGGTCGGTCGCGGACCGCGACGCCGTCGTCGCCGGCGCCAAGCACTTCGTCGCGGACGGCGGGACCGCCGGGGGCGTCGACCGCGGGGACGCACCGCTGACGCGTGCCCAGGTCGAGGCGCTGCACCTGCCGCCGGCGCGCGCGGCGGTCGACGCCGGGGCGGGCGTCGTCATGGTGTCGTTCTCCTCGATCGCCGGCGAGCGGCTGCACGGCTCGCGGTACTGGCTGACCGACGTGCTCAAGGGCCGGCTCGGCTTCGACGGGTTCGTCGTGTCCGACTACGGCGGCATCGACTTCCTCGACGGCGACGCGGGCGACATCTCGGCGTACGACGTGCGCACCGCGCTCAACGCGGGGATCGACGTCGTGATGGTCCCCGACGAGTGGCGGCGGTTCCACGAGCTGGTCGTGCAGGAGGTGCGGGCGGGCCGGGTGCCGCAGTCCCGGGTCGACGACGCCGTGCGGCGCGTGCTCATCACGAAGCTGCGCAAGGGCCTGTTCGAGGACCCGTTCGCCGACCGGGCGCGCCTGGGCGCGATCGGGTCGGCGGACCACCGCGCGCTCGCGCGCCGGGCGGTCGCCGCGTCGACCGTCGTCCTGAAGAACGAGTGGGACGTGCTGCCGCTGCCGCGCAGCGCGAGCAAGGTGCTCGTGGCCGGGGTCGCCGCGGACGACGTCGGCCGGCAGTCCGGCGGGTGGACGCTGCGCTGGCAGGGGCAGACGGGCAACGCGATGCCCGGCACGACGATCCTCGAGGGGGTGCGCGCGGCCGTGCGCGGGACCGTCACGTACTCGCCCGACGGCAGCGCCGCCGACGGCAGCCACCAGAGCGCGATCGTCGTCGTGGGCGAGGACCCGTACGCCGAGTGGCACGGCGACGACGACGGGGACATGCGCCTGTCGGCGCGCGACCGGGCCGTCATCGACCGCGTCGCCGCCGCGGGGGTGCCGATCACGCTCGTGCTGCTCACGGGCCGCCCGCTCGACGTCAACGCCGAGCTCCACCAGGTGCGCGCGGCCGTCGCCGCCTGGCTCCCCGGCACCGAGGGCGACGGCGTCACCGACGTGCTGTTCGGCACGGTCGCGCCGACCGGGCGGCTACCCGTCACCTGGCCGTACGACGCCGTGCAGCAGCCGATCAACGCCGGTGACGGCAAGAACGCGCTGTTCCCGCTCGGGCACGGCCTGCGCTACCCGGCGACCGCCTCGCCGTACGCCACGATCGGCGCGTCGTTCTACGACGACCAGCGCGGCACGGCGGTCGAGACGTGCACCGACGTCGGCTGCGGGCAGTCCGTGGGCCGCCTGGCGGACGGGGACTACCTCGGCTGGTTCGGCCTCGACTTCGGCGGCACGTCGCCCCGCTCGGTGAGCGTGCGGGTGGCCTCCGGCTCGACGGCGTCGGGCTGGCTCGAGGTGCGGCGGGACCAGAACCTCGGGCCCCTGCTGGCGCGCGTCCCGCTGTCCCCGACCGGCGGGTGGCAGCGCTGGGAGACCCGGACCGTCCCGCTGTCCGCGTCCGTGACCGGCGTGCACCGCGTCTACCTGCAGGTCGTCGGACCGCCGGACGGCACCGAGGTGGGCAACGTCAGCTGGCTGCGGTTCGACCGCTGA
- a CDS encoding glycoside hydrolase family 3 protein: MSATARRPARRPSRHRWRLLLATACVLAAALPAGGASAAPAAAPPPWRDPALPAATRAADLLARMSLEEKVGQMTMVERRYVTADALAGGGIGFVFSGGGSLPPTNTPVGWADMYDGFQRAALGTRLGVPVVFAADAVHGFGNLPGATIVPHQIGLGATGDPALVREVGDVVARELTSMGIVQNFSPVVAVVRNDRWGRTYESFGEDPAAVSALSAGLVAGLQGTSVAARDQVLANAKHYLADGGTTGGEDRGDAALTDAQVRALHLPPFRAAVDAGVASVMVTYSSIRGERVHGSRHWLTDVLKGELGFRGFVVSDFGAVDYLDGNSRDTTAYDVRTAINAGVDVVMVPERWKHFRGLVVQEVQAGRIPLSRIDDAVRRVLTAKIAKGLVESPFADRARLGEVGSAAHRAVARRAVAASVVVLKNEWGVLPLPQSASRVLVAGDAADDVGRQSGGWTLGWQGRTGNAMPGTTVLEAVRATARGTVTYSPDGSAADGSHQSAVVVVGEMPYAEYEGDDPTGDMRLSARDRATIDRVAAAGVPITLVLLTGRPLDVNEELHQVRAAVAAWLPGTEGAGVTDVLFGDVPPTGTLPVTWPYDAVQQPINAGDGKNALFPLGHGLRFPASQSAYDTIGASFYDDQRGTQVETCTDTGCGQAVAHLADGDFVGWFDVDFGDRSPRTVSVRVASGATASGTLEVRRGTNRGPLLARVPITPTGGWQAWETRTVPLSAAVTGVHRVYLQVVGPASGAEVGNVGWLRFAR, from the coding sequence ATGTCCGCCACCGCACGTCGTCCTGCCCGTCGTCCGTCCCGCCACCGGTGGCGCCTGCTCCTCGCGACCGCGTGCGTCCTCGCGGCGGCGCTGCCCGCCGGCGGGGCGTCCGCGGCCCCGGCCGCCGCCCCGCCGCCCTGGCGCGACCCCGCCCTGCCGGCCGCGACCCGCGCCGCCGACCTCCTCGCCCGCATGAGCCTGGAGGAGAAGGTCGGCCAGATGACCATGGTCGAGCGGCGGTACGTGACCGCCGACGCGCTCGCGGGCGGCGGCATCGGGTTCGTCTTCTCCGGCGGGGGCTCGCTGCCGCCCACCAACACGCCGGTCGGCTGGGCCGACATGTACGACGGGTTCCAGCGCGCGGCGCTCGGGACCCGCCTCGGCGTGCCGGTGGTGTTCGCCGCCGACGCGGTGCACGGGTTCGGCAACCTGCCGGGCGCGACGATCGTGCCGCACCAGATCGGCCTGGGCGCCACCGGCGACCCGGCCCTCGTGCGGGAGGTCGGCGACGTCGTCGCACGCGAGCTGACGTCGATGGGCATCGTGCAGAACTTCTCGCCGGTCGTCGCGGTGGTGCGCAACGACCGGTGGGGTCGCACCTACGAGTCGTTCGGCGAGGACCCGGCGGCCGTCTCGGCGCTCTCGGCCGGCCTGGTCGCCGGCCTGCAGGGGACGTCCGTCGCGGCCCGCGACCAGGTGCTCGCCAACGCCAAGCACTACCTGGCCGACGGCGGCACGACCGGGGGCGAGGACCGCGGCGACGCGGCGCTCACCGACGCGCAGGTGCGCGCGCTGCACCTGCCGCCGTTCCGGGCCGCCGTCGACGCCGGGGTCGCGTCCGTGATGGTCACGTACTCCTCGATCCGCGGTGAGCGCGTGCACGGGTCGCGGCACTGGCTGACCGACGTGCTCAAGGGCGAGCTGGGCTTCCGCGGGTTCGTCGTGTCCGACTTCGGCGCCGTCGACTACCTCGACGGCAACAGCCGCGACACCACCGCGTACGACGTGCGCACCGCGATCAACGCGGGCGTCGACGTCGTCATGGTGCCGGAGCGGTGGAAGCACTTCCGCGGGCTCGTCGTGCAGGAGGTGCAGGCCGGCCGGATCCCGCTGTCCCGGATCGACGACGCCGTGCGGCGCGTGCTCACGGCGAAGATCGCGAAGGGCCTCGTGGAGTCGCCGTTCGCGGACCGGGCGCGGCTCGGCGAGGTCGGGTCCGCGGCCCACCGGGCGGTCGCGCGCCGCGCGGTCGCCGCGTCCGTCGTCGTGCTGAAGAACGAGTGGGGCGTGCTGCCCCTGCCCCAGAGCGCCAGCCGCGTCCTCGTCGCGGGCGACGCCGCGGACGACGTGGGCCGGCAGTCGGGCGGGTGGACGCTCGGCTGGCAGGGCCGCACGGGCAACGCGATGCCGGGCACGACGGTCCTCGAGGCGGTCCGGGCGACCGCGCGCGGCACGGTCACGTACTCACCGGACGGCAGCGCCGCGGACGGCAGCCACCAGAGCGCCGTCGTCGTCGTGGGGGAGATGCCCTACGCCGAGTACGAGGGCGACGACCCGACGGGCGACATGCGCCTGTCCGCACGCGACCGCGCGACCATCGACCGCGTCGCCGCGGCCGGCGTGCCGATCACGCTCGTGCTGCTCACCGGGCGTCCCCTCGACGTCAACGAGGAGCTGCACCAGGTGCGGGCCGCGGTCGCCGCGTGGCTGCCCGGCACCGAGGGCGCGGGCGTCACGGACGTCCTGTTCGGCGACGTGCCGCCCACCGGCACGCTGCCGGTGACGTGGCCGTACGACGCCGTGCAGCAGCCGATCAACGCGGGCGACGGCAAGAACGCGCTGTTCCCGCTCGGGCACGGGCTGCGGTTCCCCGCGTCGCAGTCGGCGTACGACACGATCGGCGCCTCGTTCTACGACGACCAGCGCGGCACGCAGGTCGAGACGTGCACCGACACCGGCTGCGGGCAGGCCGTCGCGCACCTCGCCGACGGGGACTTCGTCGGGTGGTTCGACGTCGACTTCGGCGACCGGTCGCCGCGCACCGTGAGCGTGCGCGTCGCGTCGGGCGCCACCGCGTCCGGGACGCTCGAGGTGCGCCGCGGCACGAACCGCGGGCCGCTGCTGGCGCGCGTCCCGATCACGCCGACCGGCGGGTGGCAGGCCTGGGAGACCCGGACGGTCCCGCTGAGCGCCGCGGTCACGGGGGTGCACCGGGTGTACCTGCAGGTGGTCGGCCCGGCGAGCGGCGCCGAGGTCGGCAACGTCGGCTGGCTGCGCTTCGCCCGCTGA
- a CDS encoding NADP-dependent oxidoreductase, giving the protein MRAITYSRYGGPDVLELTEQPTPKVGPDSVLVRVRAASVNPVDWKMRAGYLDQVMDVTFPVVPGWDVAGVVERVGLDTPELQVGDEVYGYVRKDWVQGGTFAELVAAPVRTLARKPASLSFEEAAAVPLAGLTAYQSIERAGVRAGQTVLVHAAAGGVGQFAVQVAAARGARVIGTASERNHDHLRALGAEPVVYGEGLVDRVRALAPQGVDVVLDYGSDDLVPTTRAVLAEGGTVASIVDAAARDELGGHYVWVRPSTADLDALSALADAGRLRVDVAEVFDLADAAAAHEASAGGHVRGKVVVRV; this is encoded by the coding sequence ATGCGTGCGATCACCTACTCCCGCTACGGCGGCCCCGACGTCCTCGAGCTCACCGAGCAGCCCACCCCCAAGGTCGGCCCCGACAGCGTGCTGGTGCGCGTGCGCGCCGCGTCGGTCAACCCGGTCGACTGGAAGATGCGCGCGGGGTACCTCGACCAGGTCATGGACGTGACGTTCCCCGTCGTGCCCGGCTGGGACGTCGCCGGCGTGGTCGAGCGCGTCGGCCTCGACACCCCCGAGCTGCAGGTTGGCGACGAGGTGTATGGCTACGTGCGCAAGGACTGGGTGCAGGGCGGCACGTTCGCGGAGCTGGTGGCCGCGCCCGTGCGCACGCTGGCCCGCAAGCCCGCGTCGCTGTCCTTCGAGGAGGCGGCGGCCGTGCCGCTCGCGGGCCTCACCGCGTACCAGAGCATCGAGCGCGCAGGCGTCCGCGCCGGGCAGACCGTGCTCGTGCACGCGGCCGCCGGCGGGGTCGGGCAGTTCGCGGTCCAGGTCGCGGCCGCGCGCGGAGCCCGCGTGATCGGCACCGCGTCGGAGCGGAACCACGACCACCTGCGCGCGCTGGGCGCCGAGCCGGTCGTGTACGGCGAGGGCCTCGTCGACCGCGTGCGGGCGCTCGCGCCGCAGGGCGTGGACGTCGTCCTCGACTACGGCTCCGACGACCTCGTGCCCACGACCCGGGCCGTGCTCGCCGAGGGCGGCACGGTCGCGTCCATCGTCGACGCCGCCGCGCGTGACGAGCTCGGCGGCCACTACGTGTGGGTGCGCCCCAGCACCGCCGACCTGGACGCGCTGAGCGCGCTCGCGGACGCCGGACGGCTGCGCGTCGACGTCGCCGAGGTGTTCGACCTCGCCGACGCCGCCGCGGCGCACGAGGCCAGCGCGGGCGGGCACGTGCGCGGCAAGGTGGTCGTGCGGGTCTGA
- a CDS encoding helix-turn-helix transcriptional regulator — protein METVTLTHTAALARLGHALSDETRTRVLLVLREAPAYPSDLADALGVSRQTMSNHLACLRGCGLVEAVPDGRRTWYRLADPHLAPALGDLLRLVLAVDPTCCATEGCTCT, from the coding sequence GTGGAGACCGTCACCCTCACGCACACGGCGGCGCTGGCCCGCCTCGGGCACGCGCTGTCGGACGAGACGCGCACGCGCGTCCTGCTCGTCCTGCGCGAGGCGCCGGCCTACCCGTCGGACCTCGCCGACGCCCTCGGCGTCTCCCGGCAGACGATGTCGAACCACCTGGCCTGCCTGCGCGGCTGCGGCCTCGTCGAGGCGGTGCCGGACGGCCGCCGCACCTGGTACCGCCTCGCCGACCCGCACCTGGCGCCCGCCCTCGGCGACCTGCTGCGCCTCGTCCTGGCCGTCGACCCGACCTGCTGCGCGACCGAGGGGTGCACCTGCACATGA
- a CDS encoding cation transporter has translation MTTLPVRAGLPAARRTVLERRVRLVVAATITWNVVEAVVALSAGRAASSSALVGFGLDSVVEVLSAAAVAWQFAAPDPRRRERTAMRLIAVSFWGLAVLVTVDALRSLLGAAEPHPSPVGIALAALSLAVMPFLSWFERRTGRELGSASAVADSRQTLLCAWLSAVLLVGLLLTAGPGWTWADPVAALVIAAVAVREGVEAWRGDACCAPAGLRRDAPGAAGGSAPGTAADGCADGCCRT, from the coding sequence ATGACCACGCTGCCCGTCCGCGCGGGGCTGCCGGCCGCCCGCCGCACCGTCCTCGAGCGGCGCGTGCGCCTCGTCGTGGCCGCGACCATCACCTGGAACGTCGTCGAGGCGGTCGTCGCCCTCAGCGCCGGCCGTGCCGCGTCCTCGAGCGCGCTCGTCGGCTTCGGCCTGGACTCGGTCGTCGAGGTCCTGTCCGCCGCCGCGGTGGCGTGGCAGTTCGCCGCACCCGACCCCCGCCGCCGCGAGCGGACCGCGATGCGGCTGATCGCCGTGTCCTTCTGGGGGCTCGCGGTGCTCGTCACCGTGGACGCGCTGCGCTCCCTGCTGGGCGCCGCCGAGCCGCACCCGTCGCCGGTCGGCATCGCGCTCGCCGCGCTGAGCCTCGCCGTCATGCCGTTCCTGTCGTGGTTCGAGCGGCGCACCGGGCGTGAGCTCGGCTCCGCCTCCGCGGTGGCGGACTCGCGGCAGACCCTGCTGTGCGCGTGGCTGTCCGCCGTGCTGCTCGTCGGCCTGCTGCTCACCGCGGGTCCGGGCTGGACGTGGGCCGACCCGGTCGCCGCGCTCGTCATCGCCGCCGTCGCCGTGCGGGAGGGCGTCGAGGCGTGGCGCGGGGACGCCTGCTGCGCACCGGCGGGGCTGCGCCGCGACGCCCCGGGTGCCGCGGGGGGCAGCGCCCCGGGCACCGCCGCGGACGGCTGCGCCGACGGGTGCTGCCGGACCTGA
- a CDS encoding GNAT family N-acetyltransferase: MSAPSPGPSAPDVRVVPLEPAHWPQVREIYARGIATGEATLEPEPPDWDQFDAAKLADHRFVAVDDDGRVLGWVAVSPTSSRAVYAGVVEVSVYVHPDAHGRGVGRTLLTALLDSADRGAVWTVQAGVFPENTASIALHTSVGFRVVGRRERLGRMVHGPRAGVWRDVLLLERRRPDDPD; the protein is encoded by the coding sequence GTGAGCGCCCCCTCCCCCGGACCGTCCGCGCCGGACGTCCGCGTCGTCCCCCTCGAGCCCGCGCACTGGCCGCAGGTGCGCGAGATCTACGCACGCGGCATCGCCACCGGCGAGGCGACGCTCGAGCCGGAGCCGCCCGACTGGGACCAGTTCGACGCCGCCAAGCTGGCGGACCACCGGTTCGTCGCGGTCGACGACGACGGGCGCGTGCTCGGCTGGGTCGCCGTCAGCCCGACGTCGAGCCGGGCCGTCTACGCGGGCGTCGTCGAGGTCTCCGTCTACGTGCACCCGGACGCGCACGGGCGCGGCGTCGGGCGCACGCTGCTCACCGCGCTGCTCGACTCGGCGGACCGCGGTGCGGTCTGGACGGTCCAGGCGGGCGTCTTCCCCGAGAACACGGCGAGCATCGCCCTGCACACGTCCGTGGGGTTCCGGGTGGTCGGGCGGCGCGAGCGGCTGGGCCGCATGGTGCACGGCCCGCGCGCGGGCGTCTGGCGCGACGTGCTGCTGCTCGAGCGGCGCCGCCCGGACGACCCCGACTGA